One genomic window of Mogibacterium diversum includes the following:
- the gap gene encoding type I glyceraldehyde-3-phosphate dehydrogenase, which produces MIKVGISGFGRISRVVMRAALDMDDIEIAGINWRNSDLDYIVYMLKYDSTFGRFPGTVEKYEDGIVVNGKKIPVFMEDDAKNIPWDKCGAEYIVEGTGAYNTTEKAQAHLDAGAKKVIISAPAKDKATPTYVYGVNHEDYDSKFNVVSNASCTTNCLAPLCKVINDNWGIDQGLMSTIHAATAKQKVVDARSMKDWRTGRSVFNNIIPTTTGAAKAVSLVIPELEGRLTGKAYRVPTANVSVIDLNLILKNPASYEDICAKVKEASENEFKGIIEFVDDEVVSCDFIGDPCTCIFDAREGIELNDRFFKFIMFYDNEYGYSIQLLRLIQHMGKVDNK; this is translated from the coding sequence ATGATTAAAGTCGGTATTAGCGGATTCGGAAGAATTTCAAGAGTAGTCATGAGAGCAGCTCTTGATATGGATGATATCGAAATTGCAGGTATTAATTGGCGTAACTCCGATCTAGATTATATCGTCTATATGCTTAAATACGATTCGACGTTCGGCAGATTCCCTGGAACTGTTGAGAAGTATGAAGATGGAATCGTTGTAAATGGCAAGAAAATTCCAGTATTTATGGAAGATGATGCGAAAAATATTCCTTGGGATAAGTGTGGAGCGGAATACATAGTTGAAGGAACAGGTGCTTATAACACTACTGAAAAAGCTCAGGCACATCTCGATGCTGGTGCTAAGAAGGTAATTATTTCGGCTCCTGCAAAAGATAAGGCAACACCTACGTATGTCTATGGTGTTAACCACGAGGATTATGATAGTAAGTTCAATGTTGTTTCTAATGCATCTTGTACAACGAACTGCTTGGCTCCTCTTTGTAAGGTTATCAATGATAACTGGGGAATCGATCAGGGTCTGATGTCAACCATTCATGCTGCAACAGCAAAGCAGAAAGTTGTTGATGCAAGATCTATGAAGGACTGGAGAACCGGAAGATCTGTATTTAACAATATAATTCCTACTACAACCGGTGCAGCAAAGGCTGTATCTCTTGTAATTCCAGAATTAGAGGGAAGACTAACAGGTAAAGCTTACCGTGTACCAACAGCGAATGTATCGGTTATAGATTTAAATCTTATTCTCAAGAATCCAGCATCTTACGAAGATATTTGTGCTAAGGTCAAGGAAGCTTCTGAGAATGAATTTAAAGGAATTATCGAATTCGTTGATGATGAAGTTGTGTCGTGTGATTTTATCGGGGATCCTTGTACGTGCATATTTGATGCTAGAGAAGGTATAGAATTAAATGACAGGTTCTTCAAGTTTATTATGTTCTATGATAATGAGTACGGATATAGCATACAGCTTCTAAGACTCATCCAGCACATGGGGAAAGTTGATAATAAATAA
- a CDS encoding phosphoglycerate kinase, producing the protein MKKTIRDIDWSDKTAVVRCDFNVPLVNGKISDDTRIVAALPTINYLRDNGAKVVILSHLGRPKGEPNDDFSLHPVAEMLSEKLGSHVKFIKSDVVVDDKVSEAVKNLAPSEVALIENVRYRSEETKNDPTFARELASLGDVFVQEAFGTAHRAHASTTGIVDYIPAVSGFLIEKELKFLGAAIEKPERPLAAIMGGAKVKDKIPVIINLLDKIDYLVIGGGMVYTFLKAEGYSIGKSIFDEEGYELIGKIKTEAAAKGVKLMLPVDVVAAKEFSNESEHGVYSVSEIPDDMMGMDIGPKSEQLYCSELEKCKTVVWNGPMGVFEMPTFASGTRAIAECLASIDATTIIGGGDSAAAVTSFGLADKMTHISTGGGASLEFLEGKDLPGIACLNEK; encoded by the coding sequence ATGAAGAAGACGATTAGGGATATTGATTGGTCTGATAAAACAGCGGTGGTAAGGTGCGACTTCAATGTTCCGCTTGTAAATGGTAAAATCAGTGATGATACTAGAATTGTTGCTGCATTACCAACTATAAATTATTTACGTGATAATGGCGCTAAAGTTGTTATTTTATCGCATCTTGGTAGACCAAAAGGTGAGCCTAATGATGATTTCTCGCTCCATCCGGTAGCGGAAATGCTTAGTGAAAAACTTGGATCTCATGTTAAATTTATAAAATCTGATGTAGTGGTCGATGATAAAGTTTCTGAAGCTGTTAAAAATCTTGCTCCTTCAGAAGTTGCTCTTATTGAGAATGTAAGATACAGAAGTGAAGAAACGAAGAATGATCCTACGTTTGCACGAGAGCTAGCATCTCTCGGTGATGTATTTGTACAGGAAGCATTTGGAACGGCGCATAGAGCGCATGCTTCAACAACAGGTATAGTCGATTATATTCCTGCAGTGTCGGGATTCCTGATTGAGAAGGAATTGAAGTTTTTGGGTGCTGCAATTGAAAAACCGGAAAGACCGCTGGCTGCAATAATGGGTGGCGCAAAGGTAAAAGATAAGATTCCGGTTATTATTAATCTATTAGATAAGATAGACTACTTAGTTATTGGTGGAGGTATGGTTTATACTTTCCTAAAAGCTGAAGGCTATAGCATTGGAAAATCTATTTTCGACGAAGAAGGTTACGAACTTATCGGAAAGATTAAGACTGAAGCAGCAGCAAAGGGTGTTAAGCTCATGTTACCTGTGGACGTTGTAGCAGCAAAAGAGTTCTCGAATGAATCAGAGCACGGTGTCTATAGTGTGTCAGAAATTCCTGACGACATGATGGGAATGGATATCGGACCAAAGTCTGAGCAGTTATATTGCAGTGAACTTGAGAAGTGCAAGACCGTAGTGTGGAACGGGCCAATGGGAGTGTTTGAAATGCCAACGTTTGCTTCTGGAACAAGAGCGATTGCAGAATGCCTAGCATCAATTGATGCGACTACTATAATTGGGGGTGGAGATTCAGCTGCAGCAGTGACTTCGTTTGGGTTAGCTGATAAGATGACGCATATTTCCACAGGAGGAGGAGCAAGCCTAGAATTCTTAGAAGGAAAAGACCTTCCTGGAATAGCATGCTTAAATGAAAAATAG